A genome region from Fusarium musae strain F31 chromosome 5, whole genome shotgun sequence includes the following:
- a CDS encoding hypothetical protein (EggNog:ENOG41): MATASRCPQGINVHEYLAFQTVASGKSRRWLSILAELASANLNFSNEATMLLVTHLALQCGPLDDSRSEFRIIHEVFRDRSFCETFIEQISHRLDSLAANWREIYLMETIVTFTLRLLDFSWEARMPNISEQAISLLLRARNTCVRWFKLLRAESYKVVEAETARRFQQYGLWAALLCKRTYVPLACGRLEFDDLSLEIFIQSSITVNDSLVVKLEALPQLLQHTIIRDIRLSYRLAPIVSKRIVDDLEVFRRSLCEMWPEEEGCPRVFSQVKLYPEAPDWVFCRSRTGDSVDSIEQNVSFNCVRGLLLVDCQPMGKLPEDPKYSVVLNELFGNQALLTFPSRRPGMQYSLCVKPYRYQVHVGYGSGTQELIVRAFRGNYALQLIPRETFQGDYPDLPGPLVHNCFHWMHLRTGDIFVTSKDRPWPNEPHKGYILSLKDCTCSRTRLYRGLLTKDYIVNPSSPLFNRISRILDSLEDRSQITVYQPGGDRNLTVELPRLNIVFYTNKNRLLQSPQLQCQIDKDQDAGTWYGLRSKLVCTSLTNPMHRSILVPLGPVSARSEGCHVTVRVEPSDKFGRFNINSTLGRIDCAPEPTLVFTKALLHACTSFLLPDPLTGRTGAEEAIEWLQAGISQPWSPLTPPSMLVLHKIAGLTPRRVYYPQDLKVMRTDTWIESLPIILQNSAYRQIVDRILQESATLGMFTAKEQVIVKMAELPPSGDMHLHARAMFRQGAVTRCPGITSSCTQPANQKYMSRDRPSTVNIMHRNVLEVTNLIRKWPQSFKTTHCIAQTLSQGSIVGGFTSAFSGISINEKLKVNILQHWGSLVRFCRDSTDRYKLMYLFGPMSFHLDANMPLLRTLVASAVFSDLKDLELPKWDEFDHFQPNQAPQLDYILHLLKPYRVTAPENDAMGLGQYSSGKLLRKLQIEQAKHEAKVEDDCKYLANYLLNQWPCLEPNVSGLSRSVLIDIGPALEVIRPEWKRLFMNKDLTEHLKEVQAILDRRNLEDRYEPPTVPLSEETYTVSMRDGTETVDLRQLLARPYRILKATTSTNQIPSSVLVDRPFLTEKDFFPGFGNATWQRNTGSVANPPWPGLTRPHNAQMDKSLSESTVRSESSMKLNLITQRLEASRSAVRRRYAADFQESLAAFQHTPLSSTKESMKSREFEIHSSLEKVEGSFGAICTALESSGILSQRRIFWLKAGNLWPIVTKATLLSCLGSASNVTQFGSGMKKAILEMGVDITKHQRLVRLHDLASKSVSGRYHEEESNEGHSNWKPEEHPDWLLLEIESNMMIRPVQVDVALATISPGSGSNSVLQMNMGQGKTSCIIPMVAAALANKKQLVRVIVPKALLQQTAQLLQARLGGILGRGIRHVPFSRRTPTTEKNMRAYHSIHRDMLKSGGVMICQPEHQMSFMLSGRQRLLDEQPAQAGPMIKVQEWLTRVSRDILDESDYTLAVRTQLIYPSGAQTTVDGHPHRWLVVEAVLRLVDNHLYGLSGSFPHSISVIRRNGGGFPFVFFLRQDVEDELVRRLTADICHGAGGILPLAEQAMAAKDRVAVKNFLMHGRPNAANIERIRNLSPDKPSLRQSVYLLRGLLVNRILMMTLKKRWNVEYGLHPHRDPIAVPFHAKGVPSDQSEWGHPDVAILFTCLAFYYDGVNLAQLRQSLEHILKSDDPSTEYDNWTQSSENFPSSLKAWNSINVDDEIQLREIWKVVRYNEVVIDYFLNNFVFPRHAKQFEVKLQANSWDIPLSPLGSTTENDKETTSKPLSTGFSGTNDNRTMLPLNIQQQDLPSLHHTSAEVLTYLLHPRNRHCILPWDVKTQHMGRATEMDLLWCLQSKSIRILIDAGAQILEMDNYTLVQQWLKIDHFALAGLYFDEENKPWILTKEGRKTPLLASPFADDLSKCLVYLDEAHTRGTDLRLPPKARGALTLRLGQTKDHTVQAAMRLRQLGTTQIVSFFVPPEVHQSISDLRKKTIHEPIDSADVIEWLLDNTCDQIEQLQPLYYSQGMDYCRRMQAALDHPDFLTDKPQRKAYVQAIKQDEQQSLQNLYEPKLKNRAVGMQTSNNAVLKGFIHDLNARRKTFQDTGRAVHASALQEVEQEREVAFEVESVRQVKKPQHFAAFSFPGLNASLEAFIKTGRLPADTNYFTHVFHALSKTGTGRKYKVQPNVTKSKLLETAEFGRTIKPKGDLSTDDFLRPVNWIIWSSVAEIAVIITPEEAEALIPIMRNSGVPTHLLVYSAPITRKMLRFNDLTFHSIPSLPNDWKAPEWLRVELGIYAGRLYFEWDEYDAMCSLLGIQSGELGDHAQDEEPTETDTDAETETSKPRTDLEHKLTKSPLTFLQDWLAVRRRGQDFAHSPMGFVSQGKRLQEDHVFFKAAEIDNGISEETVLAPVRLSSLVENDGQDDDGYYGVDDMGANEAGDSDSSDDDKIEYDESEYASASSTD; encoded by the exons ATGGCTACAGCTTCGAGATGCCCCCAGGGTATCAATGTTCATGAGTATCTTGCTTTTCAGACGGTTGCATCTGGAAAGTCCAGGCGCTGGCTATCTATTCTTGCCGAGTTGGCATCGGCCAACCTGAACTTCTCCAATGAGGCCACGATGTTACTCGTCACTCATCTGGCTCTTCAGTGCGGGCCCCTAGATGATTCCAGGAGTGAGTTTCGCATCATCCATGAGGTTTTCCGTGACCGTTCATTCTGCGAAACCTTCATAGAGCAAATATCACATCGATTGGATAGCCTGGCAGCTAATTGGAGAGAAATCTACCTCATGGAAACCATCGTCACCTTCACCCTCCGTCTCCTTGACTTTTCTTGGGAAGCACGTATGCCCAATATTTCTGAGCAGGCAATTTCCCTTTTGCTACGTGCCAGGAACACATGTGTGCGTTGGTTCAAGCTCCTTCGTGCTGAATCATACAAGGTTGTCGAAGCTGAGACAGCACGACGGTTCCAACAGTATGGTCTTTGGGCTGCTCTGTTATGCAAACGCACATACGTCCCTCTGGCTTGCGGCCGTCTTGAATTCGATGACTTGTCTCTCGAGATATTCATCCAGAGCAGTATCACAGTAAATGACAGCCTTGTGGTTAAGCTGGAGGCGCTTCCCCAGCTCCTTCAGCATACAATCATTCGAGATATCCGACTTTCATATCGACTTGCCCCAATTGTGTCGAAGCGAATTGTTGACGACTTGGAAGTCTTCCGACGATCCCTCTGTGAGATGTGGCCGGAGGAAGAAGGATGTCCTCGAGTTTTCTCGCAAGTGAAATTGTACCCAGAAGCGCCGGACTGGGTATTTTGCCGATCTAGAACAGGCGACAGCGTTGACTCGATCGAGCAGAACGTTTCATTCAACTGTGTTAGAGGGCTTCTACTTGTCGATTGCCAACCGATGGGAAAACTTCCAGAAGACCCGAAATATTCTGTTGTTCTGAACGAACTTTTTGGTAACCAAGCTCTTCTGACATTTCCATCACGTCGCCCGGGGATGCAGTACA GCCTATGCGTGAAACCATATAGATACCAAGTCCATGTGGGATATGGTAGTGGAACGCAGGAGTTGATTGTTAGAGCTTTCCGAGGAAACTATGCACTGCAATTGATCCCACGTGAGACCTTTCAGGGCGACTACCCCGATCTTCCTGGACCCCTTGTGCACAATTGCTTCCACTGGATGCACTTGAGAACGGGAGACATTTTTGTAACCTCCAAGGACAGACCCTGGCCGAATGAGCCTCACAAGGGGTACATTTTGAGCCTCAAAGACTGCACATGTTCGAGGACGCGCCTTTACCGAGGCCTTCTTACAAAGGATTATATTGTCAACCCGTCAAGCCCACTCTTTAATCGTATTAGCCGAATCCTAGACTCGCTTGAAGATCGCAGCCAGATCACTGTGTATCAACCTGGAGGAGACCGGAACCTTACCGTGGAGCTTCCAAGACTCAACATCGTGTTCTACACTAACAAGAACCGTCTACTTCAGTCGCCTCAGCTGCAATGCCAAATCGACAAGGACCAAGATGCTGGGACCTGGTACGGCCTCCGCAGTAAGCTGGTATGCACTAGCCTTACCAACCCGATGCACAGGTCTATTTTGGTGCCTCTCGGGCCCGTCTCTGCTAGGTCAGAAGGGTGTCATGTAACAGTGAGGGTCGAACCCTCGGACAAATTTGGAAGGTTCAATATCAACAGCACACTTGGGCGGATCGACTGTGCACCTGAGCCTACACTGGTTTTTACCAAGGCTCTTCTTCACGCGTGCACATCTTTTCTTCTGCCCGATCCTCTGACCGGCCGCACTGGAGCCGAAGAAGCTATTGAATGGCTTCAAGCGGGCATATCTCAGCCATGGTCCCCCCTAACCCCACCCTCTATGTTGGTACTGCACAAGATAGCTGGGTTAACGCCGAGAAGAGTGTACTATCCACAAGATCTTAAGGTTATGCGTACAGATACCTGGATTGAGTCCCTTCCTATCATTCTTCAGAACTCGGCATATAGGCAGATTGTGGATCGTATCCTTCAGGAGTCTGCAACTTTAGGAATGTTTACAGCCAAAGAACAGGTTATTGTGAAGATGGCAGAGCTCCCTCCTTCAGGAGATATGCATCTACATGCACGAGCGATGTTTCGACAAGGTGCTGTCACAAGGTGTCCAGGGATTACCTCCAGCTGCACACAACCAGCTAACCAGAAGTACATGTCTCGGGATCGCCCCTCAACAGTCAACATCATGCATCGCAATGTGCTTGAAGTCACAAACCTGATCCGGAAATGGCCCCAGAGCTTCAAGACGACACATTGTATTGCTCAAACTCTCTCACAAGGCAGCATTGTTGGTGGGTTTACATCGGCCTTCAGTGGGATATCTATcaatgagaagctgaaggttAATATCCTTCAACATTGGGGGTCGTTGGTCCGGTTTTGCCGTGACTCAACAGATCGATACAAGTTGATGTACCTCTTCGGGCCAATGTCATTCCATCTCGACGCAAATATGCCACTTCTTCGAACCCTTGTTGCTTCCGCGGTATTCAGTGATCTGAAGGATCTTGAATTACCCAAATGGGATGAGTTTGATCATTTCCAACCGAATCAGGCACCACAGCTTGATTACATTCTGCATCTGCTGAAGCCCTACAGAGTTACTGCGCCGGAGAACGATGCGATGGGCTTGGGACAGTATTCGAGTGGAAAACTATTACGCAAGTTGCAAATCGAGCAAGCGAAACACGAAGccaaagttgaagatgattgCAAGTACTTGGCCAACTACCTCCTCAACCAATGGCCCTGTCTGGAACCGAATGTCAGTGGTCTATCTCGGTCTGTGCTGATTGACATCGGGCCTGCGCTGGAAGTCATTCGTCCCGAGTGGAAACGCCTGTTCATGAACAAAGATCTCACTGAGCATCTCAAAGAGGTCCAGGCAATTCTTGATAGACGAAACCTAGAAGACCGATACGAACCACCTACGGTTCCCTTATCCGAGGAGACCTACACGGTAAGTATGCGAGATGGTACTGAAACCGTCGACCTTCGGCAACTGCTGGCCAGACCGTATCGTATTCTTAAGGCCACAACGAGCACGAATCAAATTCCTTCTTCAGTCTTGGTGGATCGGCCATTTTTGACGGAGAAGGACTTTTTTCCAGGGTTCGGCAATGCCACTTGGCAAAGAAACACAGGTTCCGTGGCCAACCCCCCTTGGCCTGGTCTCACAAGGCCTCACAATGCCCAAATGGATAAGAGTTTGTCGGAATCAACTGTGAGGTCAGAATCCAGTATGAAATTGAATCTCATAACCCAACGCTTGGAAGCATCTAGGTCGGCTGTTCGGCGCCGTTATGCAGCGGACTTCCAGGAGAGTCTCGCCGCCTTCCAGCACACTCCTTTGTCCAGTACTAAAGAGTCGATGAAATCTCGAGAATTTGAGATCCACTCCAGTCTGGAGAAGGTCGAGGGCTCCTTCGGGGCGATCTGTACAGCCTTGGAATCAAGTGGAATACTCTCACAAAGAAGGATTTTTTGGCTCAAGGCAGGAAACCTGTGGCCGATTGTGACCAAGGCTACACTTCTTTCTTGTCTCGGATCGGCTTCTAATGTCACACAATTCGGAAGCGGAATGAAAAAGGCCATTTTAGAAATGGGAGTTGATATTACGAAACACCAAAGACTGGTCCGACTTCATGACCTGGCGTCAAAAAGCGTCTCGGGAAGATACCACGAAGAGGAGTCCAACGAGGGACATTCGAATTGGAAGCCCGAAGAGCATCCAGATTGGCTCCTGTTAGAAATAGAATCGAACATGATGATCCGACCTGTTCAAGTTGATGTAGCTTTAGCCACAATATCCCCTGGGTCGGGATCCAATTCTGTGCTTCAGATGAACATGGGCCAAG GGAAAACCTCCTGTATTATCCCTATGGTTGCGGCAGCACTCGCCAACAAGAAACAGCTTGTGCGAGTTATTGTACCAAAAGCTCTGCTCCAACAAACAGCTCAGCTGTTGCAGGCCAGACTCGGGGGTATCCTTGGAAGGGGTATTCGGCATGTCCCCTTCTCACGTCGAACTCCGACTACCGAGAAAAACATGCGAGCCTATCATTCAATACACAGAGACATGCTCAAGTCTGGAGGTGTCATGATCTGCCAACCCGAACATCAGATGTCATTCATGCTTAGCGGCCGACAGCGGCTCCTGGACGAGCAGCCAGCGCAGGCAGGACCGATGATTAAGGTCCAAGAATGGCTCACAAGGGTGTCAAGAGATATCCTAGACGAGTCGGACTATACTCTCGCAGTGAGAACCCAGCTTATCTACCCATCTGGAGCTCAGACTACAGTTGATGGACATCCACATCGCTGGCTTGTGGTTGAAGCCGTGCTGAGACTTGTTGATAACCATCTGTATGGTTTATCAGGATCTTTTCCTCACTCCATCAGCGTTATTCGACGAAACGGGGGCGGATTCccctttgtcttcttcctcaggcaagacgttgaggatgagctggTGCGGAGACTTACAGCAGACATTTGTCACGGTGCTGGTGGCATTCTGCCTCTTGCTGAACAGGCAATGGCAGCTAAAGACAGAGTCGCCGTCAAGAACTTTCTTATGCATGGTCGGCCTAACGCTGCGAATATAGAGCGGATCCGGAACCTCTCACCAGACAAGCCTAGCTTGAGACAATCAGTTTATCTTCTTCGAGGTCTCCTTGTCAATCGCATCTTAATGATGACCCTCAAGAAGCGCTGGAATGTAGAGTACGGCCTCCATCCGCATCGCGATCCTATAGCAGTGCCTTTTCACGCCAAAGGTGTTCCGAGCGATCAATCCGAGTGGGGTCATCCTGACGTCGCAATACTATTCACTTGTTTGGCATTCTACTATGATGGTGTAAATCTAGCTCAACTTCGACAATCACTCGAACATATCCTCAAGTCCGACGATCCATCAACCGAATACGATAACTGGACCCAGAGCTCTGAAAATTTCCCTTCTTCCCTTAAGGCCTGGAACTCAATCAACGTGGATGACGAGATACAGCTTCGAGAGATTTGGAAGGTCGTGCGGTACAATGAGGTAGTCATCGATTATTTCTTGAACAACTTCGTGTTCCCACGACACGCCAAGCAGTTTGAGGTAAAGCTTCAGGCGAATAGCTGGGACATTCCACTCTCACCCCTAGGAAGCACAACAGAGAACGACAAAGAGACAACAAGCAAACCGCTGAGTACAGGCTTCAGTGGTACCAATGACAACAGAACAATGCTTCCTTTGAACattcaacaacaagatcTGCCGAGTCTTCATCACACAAGCGCAGAAGTTTTGACCTATCTCCTTCACCCTCGAAATCGACATTGCATTCTACCTTGGGATGTGAAAACTCAACACATGGGGAGGGCCACCGAGATGGATCTCCTATGGTGCCTTCAGTCGAAGTCCATCCGCATCCTGATCGATGCAGGAGCCCAGATATTGGAGATGGACAACTATACTCTGGTTCAGCAGTGGCTAAAGATTGACCATTTCGCTTTGGCAGGCTTGTactttgatgaagaaaacaaaccTTGGATTCTGACCaaggaaggaagaaaaaCACCCCTTCTCGCGTCGCCTTTTGCTGATGACCTTTCAAAATGCTTGGTATACCTTGATGAGGCCCACACCCGTGGCACTGATCTCAGGCTTCCTCCTAAAGCTAGGGGTGCCCTCACTCTTCGTCTGGGCCAGACCAAAGACCACACTGTTCAAG CTGCTATGCGTCTACGACAGCTGGGAACAACTCAGAttgtttctttctttgtcCCTCCTGAGGTGCACCAGAGCATCTCAGACCTGCGAAAAAAGACTATTCATGAACCCATCGACTCAGCCGATGTCATCGAATGGCTTTTGGACAACACATGTGACCAAATTGAGCAGCTGCAGCCCTTGTACTATTCACAGGGCATGGATTACTGCCGTCGGATGCAGGCCGCTTTAGATCACCCGGACTTCTTGACCGACAAGCCTCAGCGAAAAGCGTATGTCCAGGCGATTAAGCAGGACGAACAGCAAAGCCTGCAGAATCTTTACGAGCCCAAATTAAAGAACCGCGCCGTCGGCATGCAGACATCTAACAACGCGGTTCTGAAAGGCTTTATTCATGACCTCAACGCAAGACGCAAAACCTTTCAAGATACTGGCCGAGCTGTTCATGCCTCTGCTCTACAGGAAGTCGAGCAGGAGAGAGAGGTTGCCTTCGAGGTTGAATCGGTGCGACAAGTCAAGAAGCCTCAACACTTTGCTGCTTTCTCTTTCCCAGGTCTCAACGCCAGCCTCGAGGCTTTTATCAAAACTGGGAGGCTTCCTGCAGATACGAATTATTTCACTCACGTATTCCATGCCCTGTCAAAGACAGGAACTGGTCGCAAGTACAAAGTTCAACCGAATGTAACCAAATCAAAGTTACTCGAGACGGCCGAGTTTGGCAGAACTATCAAGCCCAAGGGAGACCTCTCTACCGATGACTTCTTG CGTCCCGTCAATTGGATCATTTGGAGCTCCGTCGCCGAGATCGCTGTCATCATCACGccggaagaagctgaagctttGATTCCCATCATGCGGAACTCAGGTGTCCCCACGCATCTTCTAGTTTACTCTGCACCAATTACACGAAAAATGCTCCGATTCAACGATCTAACTTTCCATAGCATTCCTTCTCTACCTAATGACTGGAAAGCTCCAGAATGGCTTCGGGTTGAGCTGGGAATCTACGCCGGGCGCTTGTACTTTGAGTGGGACGAATACGATGCCATGTGCTCCTTACTCGGAATCCAGAGTGGCGAGCTCGGCGACCATGCACAGGATGAAGAGCCTACTGAGACTGATACGGATGCCGAGACAGAGACATCTAAGCCACGAACTGACCTCGAACACAAGCTCACCAAAAGTCCTCTAACGTTTCTACAAGACTGGCTAGCAGTCCGTCGCCGTGGGCAGGACTTCGCTCACAGCCCCATGGGCTTTGTCAGTCAGGGCAAGCGTCTCCAAGAGGaccatgtcttcttcaaggcagCAGAAATAGACAATGGGATATCTGAAGAGACTGTGCTGGCACCAGTTCGATTGTCCAGTTTAGTTGAAAACGATGGGCAGGACGATGATGGCTACTATGGCGTCGACGACATGGGTGCCAACGAGGCTGGAGATAGTGACTCCAGCGACGACGATAAAATCGAGTACGACGAGTCCGAGTATGCCAGCGCATCATCAACCGATTGA